Proteins from a single region of Sylvia atricapilla isolate bSylAtr1 chromosome 7, bSylAtr1.pri, whole genome shotgun sequence:
- the FZD5 gene encoding frizzled-5, whose translation MGGRGLPVPLLLGLPLLGLPLLLGLPAAGRAASKALVCQEITVPMCKGIGYNLTYMPNQFNHDTQDEAGLEVHQFWPLVEIQCSPDLRFFLCSMYTPICLSDYTKPLPPCRSVCERAKAGCSPIMQQYGFAWPERMSCDRLPVLGDTEVLCMGYNHTEATTLPPFFGKPTRPAKDMAKNLTPLDGQRLSGLDCGQTCKCKAPLVPISKESHPLYNRIRTGKVLNCAIPCYQPYFTQDEKTFATFWIGLWSILCFLSTSTTVATFLIDMERFKYPERPIIFLSACYLFVSMGYIVRLVAGHANVACNPEHHHIHYETTGPALCTVVFLLLYFFGMASSIWWVILSLTWFLAAGMKWGNEAIASYSQYFHLAAWLIPSAKSIAVLALSSVDGDPVAGVCYVGNQSLENLRGFVLAPLVVYLFTGSLFLLAGFVSLFRIRSVIKQGGTKTDKLEKLMIRIGIFTVLYTVPATIVIACYIYEQHNREAWEQAQNCSCPGDPHRPKPDYAVFMLKYFMCLVVGITSGVWIWSGKTLESWRRFSTRCCRARKPAGASVYGEASPALVGRTVLPSMASYHKQVPLSHV comes from the coding sequence ATgggcggccgggggctgccggtgccgctgctgctggggctgccgctgctggggctgccgctgctgctggggctgccggcggcggggcgcgcCGCCTCCAAGGCGCTGGTGTGCCAGGAGATCACGGTGCCGATGTGCAAGGGCATCGGCTACAACCTCACCTACATGCCCAACCAGTTCAACCACGACACGCAGGACGAGGCCGGGCTGGAGGTGCACCAGTTCTGGCCGCTGGTGGAGATCCAGTGCTCCCCGGACCTGCGCTTCTTCCTCTGCAGCATGTACACCCCCATCTGCCTGTCCGACTACACGAAGCCGCTGCCCCCCTGCCGCTCCGTCTGCGAGCGGGCCAAAGCCGGCTGCTCGCCCATCATGCAGCAGTACGGCTTTGCCTGGCCAGAGAGGATGAGCTGCGACAGACTGCCGGTGCTGGGGGACACCGAGGTGCTTTGCATGGGATACAACCACACGGAAGCCACCACCCTGCCGCCTTTCTTTGGGAAGCCCACGCGCCCTGCCAAGGACATGGCCAAAAACCTGACGCCACTCGATGGGCAGCGCCTCTCAGGGCTGGACTGTGGTCAGACTTGCAAGTGCAAAGCGCCCCTGGTCCCCATCTCCAAGGAGTCCCACCCGCTGTACAACCGCATCAGGACAGGGAAGGTGCTCAACTGTGCCATCCCGTGCTACCAGCCCTACTTTACCCAGGATGAGAAGACCTTCGCTACCTTCTGGATCGGCCTCTGGTCCatcctctgcttcctctccaCCTCAACCACCGTGGCCACCTTTCTCATTGACATGGAGCGCTTCAAGTACCCCGAGCGCCCCATCATCTTCCTGTCTGCCTGCTACCTCTTCGTCTCCATGGGCTACATTGTGCGCCTGGTGGCAGGGCATGCCAATGTGGCTTGCAACCCGGAGCACCACCACATCCATTACGAGACCACAGGCCCTGCTCTCTGCACCgtggttttccttctcctctacTTCTTTGGCATGGCCAGCTCCATCTGGTGGGTCATCCTGTCCCTCACTTGGTTCCTGGCGGCTGGCATGAAGTGGGGCAATGAGGCCATCGCTAGCTACTCGCAGTACTTCCACCTGGCTGCCTGGCTTATCCCCAGTGCCAAATCCATCGCTGTACTGGCACTGAGCTCTGTGGACGGTGACCCAGTGGCCGGGGTTTGCTATGTGGGCAACCAGAGCCTGGAGAATCTGCGTGGCTTTGTGCTGGCACCACTAGTGGTTTATCTCTTCACCGGCAGCCTCTTCCTGCTCGCTGGCTTCGTCTCGCTGTTTCGCATCCGCAGCGTGATCAAGCAGGGCGGCACCAAAACTGACAAGCTGGAGAAGCTGATGATCCGCATCGGCATCTTCACCGTGCTTTACACTGTGCCTGCCACCATTGTCATTGCCTGCTACATCTACGAGCAGCACAACCGGGAGGCCTGGGAGCAGGCACAGaactgctcctgcccaggggacCCTCACCGCCCCAAGCCCGACTATGCTGTCTTCATGCTCAAGTACTTCATGTGCCTTGTGGTGGGGATCACCTCTGGCGTTTGGATCTGGTCTGGCAAGACACTCGAGTCCTGGAGGCGCTTCAGCACCCGCTGCTGCCGGGCCAGGAAGCCTGCGGGCGCCTCTGTGTACGGTGAGGCCAGCCCGGCGCTGGTGGGCAGGACGGTACTGCCCAGTATGGCCTCCTACCACAAGCAGGTCCCACTGTCCCATGTGTGA